The DNA region CTCCCGCTCCCAGATCGCCGAGCGCTTCGCCCGAGCCGACGGTTTCGCCCTGGCGTCGCAGTGGGAGACCTTCGGGGTCGTCTACGTGGAGGCCATGGCTGCCGGACTGCCGATCCTTGCCACCCCGTGTGGTGGCCCGTCGGATTTTCTCACCCCCGACGTCGGCATGGTCACCCGGAGTGGTTCCAAGGACGACCTGCGCGCCGGGCTGGGCGAATTTCTCGATTCCCTGGGCAGCTGGGATCCAGCACACATTCGGCAACGTGCCGTGGATCGCTTCTCCCCGGCAGCGGTGGCAGCCGAACTCACCAAGGTCTACGAGGACGTCGTCCCGCGATGACGTCCGTGCCGTGGCTGTGGTGAACCGTCAGAGGGACGTGGCGACATCCTGACAAGACCATGGGATGGCCCGTTGCGGGAAACTGGCGTGGGTGCCGTCCGGGCATGCCGATTGGACCAAGGCATGTGTTGTGAGACCATGGGGCGATGAACTTCACCCACTGGGTTGATGCGATCAACGAGTACGTGGCCGCCAACGCGTCTCATCCGATCGTCACCGTCGTCATGTGGGCTCTCAGTGTCATCGACGGCATCTTTCCCGTCGTTCCCAGCGAATCCGTCGTCGTGGCCCTGGCGGCGATAGGTCAGCCCCCGTGGTGGATCCTCATTCCGGTGGCAGCCTTCGGCGCATTCTGTGGTGACAATCTTGCCTACTGGATAGGTCGCTGGCTCGGCAGGACGAAACTGCTCACCGGCGGTGAGCGTCGCCGCAAGATGGTGACATGGGCAACCCGGCAGCTGCGGGTCCGCGGACCCCTGGTGATCCTCGTGGCCAGATACATTCCCGGTGGACGGGTCATCGTCAATGCCATGGCAGGGGCGACGCATTACTCCTACCGGGTGTTCGTCCCCATCGACGTCCTCGCCTCCATCCTGTGGGCCTCCTACGCGACTGCCATTGGAGCAGGGGTGTCAAGTGCCATCGGCGACAACCATCTGCTCGCGGCAACGATTGGGATCGTGGGGGCGATCATCATCGGTGCAGGGCTCGATCAGCTCATCAGGCGTCTGTTCCCGTCCTCGGACAAGGATCCCGAGGACGAGGAAGCAGACTCGGCTGACGTGCAGTGACGTCGTGCCGTACGAGTGGCCAGACGGCATTCAACACCAGAGGGCAGACGCCTACCACCGCTTCAGCACTGAGACGTCAGACAGCAGCCGGGAAAGGGGGAATGACGTTCGGCCCGATGGACAGCGCCGAACGTGAGTGTCACACCCTGCCTTCGTCCTTGGCGGCCTTCTTGCCGGTGGAGGCCTCGGCGGCGACCTGTGCCTCGTCGAAGACGCTGGCTGCTGCGGCACTCTCACCGTCCTCCTCGCGGCCCGGGGTGTGCAGCTGCCACCGGGTGATGGCGAATCGGAAGACGAAGTAGTAGATCACCCCATAGGCCAGGCCTATGACCAGCAGGAGGAGAACCTTGCCGGGGCCGCCGGAGAGCTGCGCGGCCCGCCCGAAGTTGATGATGTAGTCGGTGAGACCTGCGGAGAATCCGAAGCCATCCTTGATGCCCAGTGCGTTCACCAGTGCCAAGGAGGTGCCGGTGAGAATGGCATGCACCAGGTACAGCGGGAAGGCGACGTAGGCGAAGGCGTACTCAAGAGGCTCGGTGATCCCGGTGAGGAATGCGGTGAGGGCCACCGAGAACATCACGCCACCAGTGACCTTCTTCTTCTCAGGTTTGGCGGTGTGGTAGATCGCCAGGGCAGCACCGGGTAGGGCGAACATCATGATCGGGAAGAATCCGGTCATGAAGGATCCGGTCCAGGAGTTCGTCTCGACAGTGCCGTTGAAGAAGCAGGTGATGTCACCGTGCAGGGTCTCGCCGGCTGCGTTGACACAATTGCCCAGCTGGAACCACGGCAGTGAGTTGAGCAGGTGGTGCAGTCCGAACGGGATGAGCAGACGATTGATGGCGCCGAAGACGAATCCGGTGCCCGGGTTGGAGCCGTGGCTCATGATGAAGCCACCGACCTGCTTGTTGAACAGCCAGTCGAAGGCCGGGTACACGAGTGCCATGACGACGCCTGCCACGATTGACGCCGCGGCGGTGACGATCGGCACGAACCGGCGTCCGCCGAAGAATGCCAGGTAGGTGGGCAATTTCTTGCGGCGGTGACGCTCGTACTTCTTGGCGGCGATGATGCCGATGACGATGCCACCGAGCACACCGTAATTGATGACCCCGGTGTCCTTGGCGAAGTACGGCGCCAGGGCGCCCAGCACACCACCCTGTGTGGTCTTGGACGTGCCTGCTCCAGTGAACACGAGGTAGCCGATGAGGGCGGCAAGGGCCGTTGACCCGTCTGCCTTCTTGGCGTAGCCGACGGCCACCCCCAGGGCGAAGATGAGTGGCAGGTTGTCGAAGATGGCCCCACCAGCGGCGGCGAGGACGTCAGCGACCGGCTGCATCCAGTGGACGTGCCTGGACAGGCCGTCCGCGCCCAGGACGTCGGCAGCACCGAATCGCAGCAGCAGGGCCGCGACGGGCAGGGACGCGATGGGCAACATCAGCGAACGACCGATGCGTTGGAGCTGGGAGAAGCCGGGGATGGTTCTCCGGTGTTTTCCCCCGGTGCTGGATGCGGCTCGTGCCGTCATGTGTCCTCCACGATGAGTAAGGATTGCGCGACTGCCCCCGTCATTGGGGCTCCAGTCGGAATCAGGTATCGGCGTGACCATACTGGTATGGACCACTTTGGTAGAAGTACAAACCACTTGCGTAGTCCGTGTCAAGGTGGCTGTCGCAAATCGCTCACAGTCGGCCGATCCGTTGCGGGCATGCGCTCCTGGCCTTGGTGGCAGACCCGCGTGAAGCCACTTGACCGACTGTCGACGGGTCCGGCGAGATCACTAGGATCCCTTGGAACGAGGTCATGCATCGTGGGCGCAGTCGATGAGTCATAATTCTCGCCATGAAGTATGTCGCTGTTCGCGATCATCTTGCCGACCTCATCGACACCCAACTCAGCGTGGGGGATGCCATTCCCAGTGAGCGCGACCTTGCCGATCAGTTCGGGGTGTCGCGCATGACGGTGCGACGTGCCATCGACTCATTGGTTGCCGACGCAGTACTGGCGCGTCGGCAGGGCAGCGGCACCTACGTCGCCCAGCCCAAGATGGACGTCCAGGCTCGGATGACCTCGTTCACCGAGGAGATGCGTCAGCGGGGGATGATCCCCGGGTCGCGTCTCATTCGCGCCGAGCAGTTGCTGGCGACCCCGGACGTCGCCGCATGGCTCGGCATCTCCATCCACGATCGAGTTCACTTCGTCCACCGGGTTCGGCTGGCCGACGGCGTGCCGATGGCGGTGGAGAAAACCTGGGTGGCAGTGGACTCGGCCCCCACACTCATTTCACACGGGGTCCCCGAGAGCATGTACCAGGCCCTGGCCGATGCTGGCATGGTGCCGACTTGGGGTGAGGACACCATCGAGTCCGCCACTGCCGACGAGACGATCGCGAGTCTGTTGCACGTCCCGACAGGTGCCCCATTGCTGGCGATCGCCAGGCGCACCTACGCCAATGACCGAGCAGTGTCGTACTCCCGGTCGTGGTATCGCGGCGACCGTTACAAGCTGTGGGTCCCGATCTCCAGTCCGGGACGAACCTTCTACCCACCTCGTCGACAAGGAGGAGCGCGATGACAAGACCCGAGCAGGTCCTTGCTGCCATCGGTGGCATGGACAATGTCATCTCCATTGAGCCGTGCGTGACCCGTCTGCGCTGCCAGTTGCGCGAGCCCGATCAGGTTGATCGAGCTGCCCTGCGTGATCTGGGGGTGCACGGCGTCACCGTCCAGGGGGACAGCGTACAGATCATCGTCGGTCCCGATGCAGATCTGTTGGCCAGTGACATCGACGATCTGTGGGGCGGGCAATAGGCATCGGGCGCACTCGGATGCCACGGTCTTGACAGAAATTGGTTGGTCGTATTTAGTACGTACTGCTGTACCACTTGGGTTCAGTGGGACGCGATCACTTCAGCGTCCGAGCCGCCAATGAGGGCGGTTCACGATGTCTTGGCAAGGAGTAGTCATGAGCAAGGCGGAACAGATCCTGCGGGCCCTCGGGGGAGATGACAACATCAACGACCTGGAGGCGTGCATCACTCGGCTCCGCGTCGAGGTCGAGGACGAGGAACTGGTTGACGAGGAGGGCCTCAAGGCTGCTGGTGCCTTCGGAGTCGTCATTCAGGCAACGAGCGTCCAGGTTGTGGTTGGCCCGGAGGCCGACACCTTGGCTGAGGACATCGAGGATCTGCGTGACTGAGATCACCTCGCCGATGCCCGGCGTCGTTCACCTACTGTCGGATGTCCCGGATCCCGTGTTCGCCCAAGGTGTCGTTGGCCCCGGGCTGGCACTGGAACCGATCGGCGCGGGCGGCCAGGATGTCGTCGCACCGATCCCTGGGCGGATTGCGAAGCTGCATCCGCATGCGTTCGTCATTGCCTCCGACGACGTGACGGTGCTCGTCCATCTGGGCATCGACACCGTTCAGCTCAATGGTGCAGGATTCGTCATGCATGCCGCCGAGGGGGATGAGGTGCGCGCAGGTGACGTCCTCATCACCTGGCAGCCGGATGAGGTGCGCTCAGGTGGTCGCTCGGCGATCTGTCCGGTAGTCGTCCTCGACAACTCGGCCGAGGACCTCACCACACTGGTTGAACCCGAAAACATGGTGAGCCCGGGTGACGCACTTCTGGAGGTGTGACTCACTCGATCTGCTGGGCAGCTTCGAGCCATGCAGTCTCCAACTCGTCGAGTCCTGCCTGCACCTCATTGGCCTGCCCCTGCAGGTCGGTGAGTTTCTCGTAGTCCGTGGCTGCCTCGGCCATCTGCTGGTACAAGTCGTCCAAGGCTGCCTTCGCCTTGTCCATCTTGCCCTCGTAGCGTGCCATGTCCTTCTGGATCTGACGCAACTGCGCCGCACTGACCTGCGGTGTGTCGTCCGCAGTCCCATTCCTGCCGGGATCGTCTGGTCCGGATTCCCGCGGGCCGTGCTCGGCAGCACCGGCTCGTTCCGACTTGGACGGTCCGGCATCACGACGACGCCGATGCTCGAGGTACTGGTCGATCCCGCCGGGCAGCAGGACGCACGAACCGTCGCCCATGAGCGCATAGGTGACGTCACACACCCGTTCCAGGAAGTACCTGTCGTGGGAGACGACGAGCAGCGTGCCCGGCCACTGGTCAAGGTAGTCCTCGACCACGCGCAGGGTGTCGATGTCCAGATCATTGGTCGGCTCGTCCAAGAGCAGCACATTGGGCTCCTCGATGAGCAGCCGCAGCAGCTGCAGGCGGCGCCGCTCCCCACCGGAGAGCTCACCCACCCTGGTGACCAGTCGTTGCCCGCTGAACCCGAACTCCTCGAG from Cutibacterium granulosum includes:
- a CDS encoding GntR family transcriptional regulator, with the protein product MKYVAVRDHLADLIDTQLSVGDAIPSERDLADQFGVSRMTVRRAIDSLVADAVLARRQGSGTYVAQPKMDVQARMTSFTEEMRQRGMIPGSRLIRAEQLLATPDVAAWLGISIHDRVHFVHRVRLADGVPMAVEKTWVAVDSAPTLISHGVPESMYQALADAGMVPTWGEDTIESATADETIASLLHVPTGAPLLAIARRTYANDRAVSYSRSWYRGDRYKLWVPISSPGRTFYPPRRQGGAR
- a CDS encoding glucose PTS transporter subunit EIIB codes for the protein MSKAEQILRALGGDDNINDLEACITRLRVEVEDEELVDEEGLKAAGAFGVVIQATSVQVVVGPEADTLAEDIEDLRD
- a CDS encoding DedA family protein; translation: MNFTHWVDAINEYVAANASHPIVTVVMWALSVIDGIFPVVPSESVVVALAAIGQPPWWILIPVAAFGAFCGDNLAYWIGRWLGRTKLLTGGERRRKMVTWATRQLRVRGPLVILVARYIPGGRVIVNAMAGATHYSYRVFVPIDVLASILWASYATAIGAGVSSAIGDNHLLAATIGIVGAIIIGAGLDQLIRRLFPSSDKDPEDEEADSADVQ
- a CDS encoding PTS transporter subunit EIIC; protein product: MTARAASSTGGKHRRTIPGFSQLQRIGRSLMLPIASLPVAALLLRFGAADVLGADGLSRHVHWMQPVADVLAAAGGAIFDNLPLIFALGVAVGYAKKADGSTALAALIGYLVFTGAGTSKTTQGGVLGALAPYFAKDTGVINYGVLGGIVIGIIAAKKYERHRRKKLPTYLAFFGGRRFVPIVTAAASIVAGVVMALVYPAFDWLFNKQVGGFIMSHGSNPGTGFVFGAINRLLIPFGLHHLLNSLPWFQLGNCVNAAGETLHGDITCFFNGTVETNSWTGSFMTGFFPIMMFALPGAALAIYHTAKPEKKKVTGGVMFSVALTAFLTGITEPLEYAFAYVAFPLYLVHAILTGTSLALVNALGIKDGFGFSAGLTDYIINFGRAAQLSGGPGKVLLLLVIGLAYGVIYYFVFRFAITRWQLHTPGREEDGESAAAASVFDEAQVAAEASTGKKAAKDEGRV
- a CDS encoding PTS glucose transporter subunit IIA, translating into MTEITSPMPGVVHLLSDVPDPVFAQGVVGPGLALEPIGAGGQDVVAPIPGRIAKLHPHAFVIASDDVTVLVHLGIDTVQLNGAGFVMHAAEGDEVRAGDVLITWQPDEVRSGGRSAICPVVVLDNSAEDLTTLVEPENMVSPGDALLEV
- a CDS encoding PTS transporter subunit EIIB, with product MTRPEQVLAAIGGMDNVISIEPCVTRLRCQLREPDQVDRAALRDLGVHGVTVQGDSVQIIVGPDADLLASDIDDLWGGQ